The stretch of DNA ACGCCAATTGATAGTGGTGAAATTCTCATTGACGGAGAGAAAATTCAAAAAGATAGTTATGAAAAAATCACTTTTATATCAGATACGATAACGATGTTGCCGCAAATGAGAATACGTGATGCTTTTACATTCATGGCAGATTTTTATGACTGTTGGAATCAAGAACGCGCTAATGAGCTTCTTAAGTTTTTTAAACAAAATGAAACTGACCTAATCTCTGAATTATCAAAAGGAAATGCAGCAAAAGTGAACCTTATACTCGGACTCGCAATGGACGTAGAGTATGTCCTAATGGATGAGCCCTTTTCAGGTATCGATATTTTCAGTCGTGAACAGATTGCAGATGTATTTTCTAGCGACTTAGTTGAGGGGCGAGGTGTTATCATCACAACACATGAAATTAATGATATTGAACATTTAATTGATAAAGCAGTTCTTTTAGATAATGGACAAGTTGTTAAAGAATTCGATGCAGAAGAAGTTAGAGAAAA from Bacillus solimangrovi encodes:
- a CDS encoding ABC transporter ATP-binding protein, producing MIEIKDVTKRFGRKSVLKEVSFTAQKGQITCLIGMNGVGKTTIMKAIMGLTPIDSGEILIDGEKIQKDSYEKITFISDTITMLPQMRIRDAFTFMADFYDCWNQERANELLKFFKQNETDLISELSKGNAAKVNLILGLAMDVEYVLMDEPFSGIDIFSREQIADVFSSDLVEGRGVIITTHEINDIEHLIDKAVLLDNGQVVKEFDAEEVRENEGKSVIDVMEEVYKK